Sequence from the Acropora muricata isolate sample 2 chromosome 10, ASM3666990v1, whole genome shotgun sequence genome:
CTTACCCGACAGTGCAAGAACAGTAAGCATAAATAGGCTTGCTGGTATCTTTCTCAAGCACTATATACACAATCTTTGTTTCCTCTGGGTCTGTGGAAAAAGATGGATTGCAGCATCCCCTTAAGGCCCACATGGTAGGATATTTTGGCAAAGAACAAACCCTAAAAGATCAGATCAAAATATATGTAGCGATAACATCTGGTTAAAGAAAAATGTAGAGTTTTTACAAATAGAGAAAACTAAGTCAATCTCTACATTGAAACATACATAAGcttaaaaaataaatgacattGTTATAATATTGCAGAGGTGCTTAAGCCACGGTTTCACAATTAATTTGTCCGTATGTGATGTGAATCAGGAGTCTACTTAGATATGTTACACTCACTGCAGCTTACTTAACTGAGTGAATTCCCTGTTTGTGCTGCCAAGCTCGAAGGGTCTTGTACTTTCTCACATCAGTTTGGCTGTAACCAACTCCAAGCAAAAATTCCTTAACAAGAGCCTCATCCATTAGCTGCGGGATGGAGAGCAAGCTTTTCCTCCAATTGTTTAGCTTCTGGAGTTCCTTAATAGAAGGTATCTTCGAAGAAGAGATATCCTGAATCTCGCCAACTAGATCCGATTTCGAGTCAGTCCTTGATGCAGTGCTTGATGTTGAGATACTCAACGCATTGCAAGCAACATTGACAAGAgctttttttccaaaacttttcTCTATGTCAACACCCAAGTTCTTacaaatttgtttcagcttCATCTTCCCTAATTTTGACACATCTTTGAACGATTTTAAGTTTGCGGTAAGACGCAAATCCTCCTCTTTTGCGGCCATTTTACTCAGCTTACCCCCCAAGGCGCGAAGCATTGTGGGATCGTGAAAAAAGAGAATAGGAGGGAAAAGATTGATCAACAGCATCCTTGAGAAGTGCATCAAATGCAAGAAACTGAGAGGCAAGGGCCAGATCCAGAAGATGGCCGACTTGCCCATGGATCGCGTCAGTCCTGTACCCCCATTCAGCTATGTGGGACTCGACGTACTCGGTCCATGGCAAATTTGCGCCAGGCGTACCAGAGGAGGTCTTGCTCACAGCAAACGCTGGGCCGTACTGTTCGTATGCATGTCAACCCGAGCAATCCACATCGAGGTCATTGAATCCATGGACACTTCAAGTTTCATTAATGCCCTCCGTAGATTCCTTGCAATAAGGGGACCGGTCATCCAACTGCGCTCAGACTGCGGAACTAACTTCGTAGGAGCACGTAACGAGCTTCAAGCAGTACTAAAACCATCAGACGCCAGTGCCGTTAGGAGTTATCTTCTGAAGGAAGGCTGCGAGTGGCTTTTTAACCCGCCCCACGCCTCACATGCAGGTGGGGCGTGGGAGAGGATGATAGGAGTGACCAGACGCGTATTGGAAGCTATACTAGTAGATGTCCCATCGAAGTACTTGACCCATGAAGTCTTGACAACCTTGATGGCTGAAGTGTCGGCCATCGTCAATGCCAGACCGCTCATACCAGTGTCCAACGATCCAGATGCGCCCGAAGTTGTAACACCTGCAACGCTGCTAACGCAGAAACCACAACAGTTGAGACCGCCAGCCAGGGACTTCAATGCTGAAAATCTTCTCAGCAAACAGTGGAAACGAGTTCAGCACCTCGCTAATGTTTTCTGGGC
This genomic interval carries:
- the LOC136930719 gene encoding uncharacterized protein produces the protein MADLPMDRVSPVPPFSYVGLDVLGPWQICARRTRGGLAHSKRWAVLFVCMSTRAIHIEVIESMDTSSFINALRRFLAIRGPVIQLRSDCGTNFVGARNELQAVLKPSDASAVRSYLLKEGCEWLFNPPHASHAGGAWERMIGVTRRVLEAILVDVPSKYLTHEVLTTLMAEVSAIVNARPLIPVSNDPDAPEVVTPATLLTQKPQQLRPPARDFNAENLLSKQWKRVQHLANVFWARWRKEYLPTLQPRRKWQNASRNLWEGDLVLLRCKDAPRNNWPLARITKAQADQDGKVRKVELVTAKEGSMRHYQRPVTEAILLKAED